Genomic window (Gasterosteus aculeatus chromosome 1, fGasAcu3.hap1.1, whole genome shotgun sequence):
GGGGCGAACCCCGAGCCATGAAGCCCTGAAACAAATAGCAACCGACatgtgaggaaaagaggatcTTGAATCCCCTGAACAAATTCATCACATATCACGGCACACAGGAGACGGGCACCACTGGAACATAAAGGATATTTCATAAACCTGGCGTGTGTTCTCAGCCTCTGGACAGAGGCCGGCAATAAGAGAAAAGTTAAAGAATAGGATTACGGATGGATTATCACTGAAACACTAAAGCCGCCAAAGCAGCTGCCTTTGCGTAAACCCACTGAATCTCTTCAGGGAGTCGCTCCGCGGACCGATTCGTAGAATACATTTGGCCGTGGATGCGGTGTCCTCTTGTGCGGTTGGCTTTAAAAGAGACGGATGGAGAATATAGATGAGCTGGAGCACCCTCTTCTGGGAGAAGGCCCCCATGGCAGCCGGGCATCGGGGGCGGGCCCGAGGCCCGGGCCCGGACCGGCCCCTGGCGGGATGTTCAAGGGCATCTTGGTGAAGTGTGAGGAGGACAGGGCCTACCCTCCCTTGGCCTGGAGGAGCTATCCTGGACATCGTCCtgagcttcagcagcagcagccgctggACCCTTGCTCCTTACCCCGCACGCTGGAGTCCTTTTACCCGCCGGCTCCCATCTGGGGCCACGCGGACTCCCTGCTCAGCAAAGACTACCTGGAGACCACATTTGTGGACATTCGGCCCGGCTCCACGCTGGAGAGGAAGCTGCTGGCCGAGACGCAGGACTTCCACAGTGCGTCCTACAGCTTGGACGATGAGGACGACCTGCTGCCCGACTCTGACGTAAGACGCCGCACGCACACATGATGTTGAGAGGGTCCACTGTGAACTGAATACAGGTTATTAGAATCACATATAATCACATCTAAATTTAGTATGACAACGTCTTCAGAAGGCAGTACATTGTATTCGCTCTCCGCAGATGCTCAAGAGAAGgactttattttcttctctaTTGAGTGTCAGAAAAATAGTGAAAAGGGGAGTTTCCGTCCAAGATGGCATCATCAAATGTCTTGATCCAACCAACAGACCAAACCCAACTATAATCAATAAGCAACAATAGTCAATTCGCAATAATAAActacagagaaaaacagcaaCTCCTGTCCATTTTCTTTCTAACTCGGCTTCTTTAAGACTTGAAGGAGTTTTGCATAAAAAGCCTCTGAGAGCCAAAGAGGAACTTAAAATAGACATGTGAGCTGTACGTTTCTGGCGAGGCAGCAGTCAAATGCTCACTGTCAAGCCCGATTACGTAAAGCTCCTCTCCTGCCGCGGCGCAGGTAATGACACCACAGTAGCGCCGGAGGTTGCCAGTTCTATTTCATAGATCACCGAGCACAGCCCAACCTGGAGCGGGATGTCAATTAGCTTTGAGAGTCTCCCAGTGGTCATCTGACGTGTTGAGAGGGAACATGAGAATGTGTATGCGGTAAAAAGTAAATAGCTGCAAGTCGTTGTAGATAATTATGAAAATTCTCTCTGCAAGGTCACATCACAAAGGTCTGATCACCCACTGCGAACTGAAGTGCCGAAGGCGTTTTTTCCGATTACGACTTTGATTAAGAATTTAAGCAACACACAGTAGggccacacactcacacacacacacacacacacacgtttaggTGAGGAGTTTTCTCCACAAGGACAGGAAGGCAGTAGTGGCGAAGGCCAGTGGGAATAAAACATTGCAGTGACCTCGTTTCACTCCGAACCCCCGGTTAGAGGAGTCAAGCTCCGTCACTGCTTCATGCTGAATGATCATTTCAATAGTAAAGCCGAGGAGGTGACCTCAGGAGAAGTTTTGAAGCCCTGGTCGTATTGATGTACTCTTTAGCTTCCCTCTGAATGATCTTCTTTGATGtttaaaagcacacatttttaaagggatGCTGGTCGGTGAAGCATTTGCGCAAATTGATCCAGAAGCATCTTGGAAAATGCACAATAATTCCATTTGCAAGCAGAGCAGTGTGACAGGGTCAGAGTGAAGAGAGAGGAAGTCAGAATGAATATGCGGCTGTTTTCAAAAAGATGCATGAGTCACAAATCGCCGGCGGTCAGCAGAGCTAGTGCACATCCAGGCTAACCCCATTCAGTCACATTAGCTAACAGGCACCAGCACGGGTTTTACTGTTGTTTGGAAGAAGGGAGCACAATAACACAAGCACATACATAATGCGTCCATAAAGCAGTGAGTTCACGTTAGAGCGCATTAtcttattcttcttcttattatattatgtatatCTTATTCATCCACATCTGGATGCAGAGATACTATGGGCtttattcctttttaccttCATTACGAGATTGAAAGTAAATGAACACACAGTATTGCTAACTGTACACTATTGAAAACTAGAGCAATGCGCTGCTACAAAGTGAATTGGAATTTGATTGGTTAATTTGATTTTCCTTGCAGAAACAATGTCCCGGCTTCTCTGCAGAACCCACACGtctcttttgaatgaaataaataatcccTGTGAGCAATATTCACATTGTGTTCTGTGGATTATCCAGTGTAATGGGGACACATTGTTAAGTGACACGTGGCTGTTAAATAATCTTAAATGTAATTTCCAATTGCTGGtaaaaaataatacataatGAGTTCATTTCTATTGCATTTGTGTAATGGCAGAAATCCCAAAGAGAACCTCTCTGCCAAGCTTCATGTGCTCTGTTTTATTCCCAGGACTCATCCATTGATGACTTCAGTGATACAGACAGTGAGAGCAACTTCCCCCTGATGATCCCTCAGGACTACCTGGGTCTGGCCTTCTTCTCTATGCTCTGCTGCTTCTGGCCCCTGGGCATCGCCGCCTTCTACCTTTCACagaaggtgcacacacacatgcacacttagTCCAGAGCTGACAAGATAGTACCTGGCACTGTAGTTCACAGACACGGATGACTTCATACCCTCTGTGGCAAAGACCAGAAAACAGGTCCAGTatacccatatatatatatatatatgtatggcatatatatatatatggcatatatatatatggcatatatatatatatatatatatatatatatatatgagtatATATATGAGTAATTTGATAGCTGAGATGATCAAATGGATCATAGGACAACAACACTGCACCAACTATCTCATCAGTCACTATAACCTGTGTGGAAAAGCCCATAACATCTCTATCTAGTCACCAGAGGCCCCTTAGTTCATATAGGCGTTCCTtcagcaacgtgtgtgtgtgtggggtgggggggtgattcTATTAACGTCTTTGAAAAGCTGGCAGCAAGCTGCAAAGGCCTTTTGATCCGATCAATGCCCTTTGTTAAGGTTTAATTAGGGTCATAACAAGAAGCCCCAAAGTGATAGATTTCCAATATTGTTGAGTGCCGCCTCGAAACAGAGGTCGGAGTCGATGGCGAGgactgcaggggggagaggacGGAAGGGGAAAGTGACGAACGTGGCACAACCGCTGGGTGGGATTGGAGAGGGAAGATACTGGAGGGTTTAGCGTGTGACTGGAATGATTGGAGGAGGAACGTGGAGGCCTGGGAGGACAAATGGTGATAAATGCCCATCTCCTCTaatccttctctcctctgctgtTTCCACCAGACTAACAAGGCGTCGGCTGAGGGGGATTTTCAGGGGGCCACGGCGGCGTCTCGCCAGGCCCTGTGGCTCTCGGTGCTCTCGATCGTGTTTGGGATCATCACGTACATCTGTGCCATCGCCGCATTGATTTCCTACCTGTCTGGAAAACCGCCATAAAAGCAAACTCTtaccacacgcacgcacgtcaCACATCTCATGAATACCAACACAACTGTAAAATaatctgtgttttttgtgtcaaCCCAACGACAGCTGGAAGAAGAAAGGACAGGTGCATTGCTCATAACCACCTCTAATGGGAGGCGGGCATTATTTAGCTCACAGGATAGTCCTCATTGAAACATCACGTCCACTATACATATCCAAGATTCAGTCTGTAAATGTGATTCATGGTGTCTCTCAAGGACCTAAGCTCTCTGTCATCCTTTCAATTGTTTTGCTGTCGTCACATTTTAAAggataaacaaaaaaactgggACAAAAAAATGCAGATGTTATGGCAACACTGTAGATATCACTGTCACTGGAAGCAGAAAGCGAGGAGACGCGCTGCCCGGGAGGAGGAAGGCGGGTGGAGGCTGCAGATTTGTGAGAAGGTCGCTGCAAGGACGAGGCAGCAGCTAAATCCTGATGGACCTCGTTATGCTGTCgctttggggaggggggggggtgaaagctgGGGACGGCGTTTACAACCCCGCagctttttccctttctttttatATGTGGATCCAGAAGCGTTAATCTTCCAGAGAAGCCAGAGTGTCTTGCTACTCACTGCACATGTGCATCCTGGTTTTAACATCCTGCGTCACATTGTTAACCTGCAGAACAGACGGAATCTGCCTTGTTTGATGCCAAGTTCAATGAATATCTTTAGTATCATATCGTGCcattatataataaaaataaagataacGTTAAGAGTTTCTGAAGGAAAAGCAAAGTGGTGTTGACGAAACACTGTTTCTCGTTGTGAAAATAAAGGAACTGCTTCTGTTTACAGTGTTAGGAAAGGATGACATACACGGGAGGTGCAGACATGAAAGGGAAAGTGCCAAAAATATAGGAAGATACTCCAAGGATGATCCTTTTATGAACTGTTCCATGAAAAGAAGCAACCAGGCTCTCCAGATATAGATTCTGCTACTTTCTCTTTCGAAAAGACAACTGGAACCCTCCAGAAAGTTCACTTCTTGCCATAATATGACAAACTTGAAAATAAAGTTGTTAGCCTACACTTATGTAAGCAAACATAACGCTTTGTTCTGATGAGCAAgggg
Coding sequences:
- the tmem91 gene encoding synapse differentiation-inducing gene protein 1 — its product is MENIDELEHPLLGEGPHGSRASGAGPRPGPGPAPGGMFKGILVKCEEDRAYPPLAWRSYPGHRPELQQQQPLDPCSLPRTLESFYPPAPIWGHADSLLSKDYLETTFVDIRPGSTLERKLLAETQDFHSASYSLDDEDDLLPDSDDSSIDDFSDTDSESNFPLMIPQDYLGLAFFSMLCCFWPLGIAAFYLSQKTNKASAEGDFQGATAASRQALWLSVLSIVFGIITYICAIAALISYLSGKPP